One segment of Erigeron canadensis isolate Cc75 chromosome 2, C_canadensis_v1, whole genome shotgun sequence DNA contains the following:
- the LOC122586871 gene encoding NAC domain-containing protein 2-like produces the protein MSLEMPPGFRFHPTDEELVMHYLCRKCASQTISVPIIAEIDLYKFDPWQLPDMALYGEKEWYFFSPRDRKYPNGSRPNRAAGTGYWKATGADKPIGKPKAVGIKKALVFYAGKAPRGVKTNWIMHEYRLANVDRSAGKRNNNLRLDDWVLCRIYNKKGVLEKHLNCDTKSTPFSEMEIDTKPNITSYAPMSQKPSLNPPSSIPHHVINDIFTSDTSDSVPTLHTDSSSEHEKEVQSKVTKDEYQFNYMDPFPDDAFTPQSGQYYNDFQLSPLQDIFMFMPKSFQM, from the exons atgagTTTGGAGATGCCACCAGGGTTTAGGTTTCACCCAACCGATGAGGAATTGGTGATGCATTATCTTTGTAGGAAATGTGCTTCTCAAACCATTTCTGTTCCTATTATTGCTGAGATCGATTTGTACAAATTTGATCCATGGCAGCTTCCTG ATATGGCTTTATATGGGGAAAAAGAGTGGTACTTTTTTTCACCAAGAGATAGAAAGTATCCGAATGGGTCAAGGCCGAACAGGGCAGCTGGAACAGGGTATTGGAAGGCTACAGGGGCAGATAAGCCCATAGGAAAGCCCAAAGCAGTTGGAATAAAAAAGGCTTTGGTGTTTTATGCCGGTAAAGCTCCAAGAGGGGTGAAAACCAACTGGATTATGCACGAATATCGGCTCGCTAACGTCGATAGATCCGCCGGAAAACGTAACAATAATCTTAGG TTAGATGACTGGGTATTATGTCGAATATACAACAAGAAAGGTGTACTCGAGAAACACTTGAACTGCGATACAAAATCGACACCATTTTCTGAGATGGAAATCGATACAAAACCAAATATCACATCATATGCTCCAATGAGTCAAAAACCGTCTCTAAATCCACCATCATCGATACCACATCACGTAATCAACGATATATTCACATCGGACACATCAGATTCAGTACCAACGTTACACACGGATTCAAGTTCAGAACACGAAAAAGAAGTCCAAAGTAAAGTTACGAAAGACGAGTACCAGTTCAATTACATGGACCCTTTCCCGGACGACGCTTTTACGCCTCAAAGCGGCCAATACTACAATGACTTCCAACTCTCGCCATTACAAGATATATTTATGTTCATgccaaaatcatttcaaatgtAA
- the LOC122587176 gene encoding protein CLP1 homolog, translated as MAYGGAASVPAAAASGSSAMKQVKLDKESELRIEVNVNTSLRLRLLNGTAEIFGTEMPPENWLTFPPRMKFAIFTWHGATIEMQDNTETDYVADETPMISYVNVHAVLEGRRNRAKAAASDTDASQGPRVIVVGPTDSGKSTLSRMLLSWAAKQGWKPTFVDLDIGQGSITIPGCIAASPIEMPIDSVEGIPFDMPLVYFYGNSNPTHNADLYRVLVKELAQILERQFAGNAESRAAGMVINTMGFIDGLGYELLLHAIDTFQATVVLVLGQDKLCSMLKEALKQKPNVDVVKLQKSGGVVSRNQKFRLNSRSQRIREYFYGLSNDLSPHSSTANLSDLAIFKIGGGPQAPASALPIGAQPVADRMRLVPVTNHSELVNQVLAVSFAKEQDQILSSNIAGFIWVTDVDASRKKITYLAPSSGELPSKYLLAGNITWIDT; from the exons ATGGCGTATGGAGGTGCAGCTTCAGTTCCAGCTGCAGCAGCAAGTGGTTCCTCTGCAATGAAGCAGGTGAAACTGGACAAAGAGAGTGAGCTCCGGATTGAAGTCAATGTTAATACATCTCTCCGTCTCAGGTTACTAAACGGGACGGCTGAGATATTTGGCACCGAAATGCCACCAGAAAATTGGCTCACCTTCCCACCAAGAATGAAATTTGCG ATATTTACATGGCACGGGGCCACGATTGAAATGCAAGATAATACTGAAACTGATTATGTAGCAGACGAG ACACCAATGATTAGTTATGTAAATGTGCATGCTGTACTTGAAGGACGTAGAAATCGCGCAAAAGCTGCTGCTAGTGATACCGATGCTTCCCAG GGTCCCAGGGTGATTGTAGTTGGTCCAACAGACTCTGGAAAAAGCACTTTATCAAGAATGCTTCTTAGTTGGGCAGCCAAACAGGGATGGAAACCTACTTTCGTGGATTTGGATATTGGCCAAGGATCTATTACCATCCCCGGGTGTATTGCAGCTAGCCCAATCGAAATGCCAATTGATTCAGTGGAAGGAATTCCCTTCGACATGCCTCTTGTTTACTTTTACGGAAATAGTAATCCAAC TCATAACGCAGATCTTTATAGAGTGCTTGTAAAGGAGCTTGCACAGATCCTGGAAAGGCAGTTTGCCGGAAATGCTGAATCTAGGGCAGCAGGCATGGTCATCAACACCATGGGATTTATTGATGGTCTTGGTTATGAG CTTCTTTTGCATGCAATTGATACATTTCAAGCCACTGTTGTTCTTGTTTTGGGTCAG GATAAACTTTGCAGCATGTTAAAAGAAGCTTTAAAACAAAAGCCTAATGTGGATGTGGTGAAACTTCAAAAATCAGGTGGTGTTGTGTCTAGAAATCAAAAATTCCGACTTAATTCCAGGAGCCAAAGGATAAGA GAATATTTTTACGGTCTCTCAAACGACCTTTCCCCGCATTCCAGTACTGCAAATTTAAGTGATTTGGCTATCTTCAAAATTGGCGGTGGACCACAGGCTCCAGCTTCAGCTCTGCCAATTGGTGCACAGCCTGTGGCTGACCGTATGAGATTGGTTCCTGTGACTAACCATAGCGAATTAGTGAATCAAGTTCTTGCTGTCTCATTTGCTAAAGAACAAGATCAAATCCTTTCAAG CAACATAGCTGGCTTTATTTGGGTCACTGATGTTGACGCTTCAAG GAAGAAAATCACGTATCTTGCACCATCCAGTGGTGAACTTCCGAGTAAATACCTGTTAGCTGGAAATATAACGTGGATAGATACCTAA
- the LOC122589821 gene encoding putative glycosyltransferase 7 codes for MVAFSQASSRKPNFDRLSIFLAGAVSAFSVVFLFSTFDLIRMVSQQKPCNQPESPLDLQFDPLISSFYDDPSFGYTMNKSIKNWDEKRHAWLKLHPSFEPKSQERVFIVTGSQPAPCSNPAGDHFLLRSFRNKVDYCRIHNYDIFYNNVLLDPNMRFGWGKIPAVRAAMMAHPEAEWIWWLDEDTVITDIEFKLPLYRYKDYNFIVHGWPKEVYEKRSWVGLNAGSILIRNSQWSLEFLEKWTDMGPSSPNFDKWERILLKVFRHKSTDQTALAYLLYVEHIKWSWYGKKMFIETRYYLEGYWVDIVDTLTNITYTYLEIENKPGMRMLRRRHAEKVSEGYGMLREALLKDAGYDEFGRWRRPFVTHFAGCQPCNGKHNVSFTRDRCRDAMNKALSFADDQMLRNYGFVHRDLYDSSVVSPLSSI; via the coding sequence ATGGTTGCATTCTCACAAGCCAGCTCTCGAAAGCCCAACTTTGATCGCCTCTCCATCTTTCTTGCCGGAGCCGTCTCGGCCTTCTCGGTCGTCTTCTTATTCTCTACTTTTGATTTAATCCGTATGGTCTCTCAACAAAAGCCCTGTAACCAGCCCGAATCACCTTTAGACCTTCAATTCGACCCGCTTATCTCAAGTTTCTACGATGACCCAAGTTTTGGCTACACAATGAACAAATCGATAAAAAATTGGGACGAAAAACGACACGCTTGGCTCAAACTGCACCCGTCGTTTGAGCCCAAGTCGCAAGAACGAGTGTTTATAGTAACCGGGTCACAACCTGCCCCATGTAGTAACCCGGCAGGAGACCATTTCTTACTAAGGTCCTTTCGTAACAAAGTAGATTATTGTCGTATACATAATTACGATATATTTTACAATAATGTGTTACTTGACCCAAATATGCGGTTTGGTTGGGGAAAAATACCAGCAGTTCGAGCCGCAATGATGGCTCATCCGGAAGCCGAGTGGATTTGGTGGCTCGATGAAGACACGGTGATTACCGATATCGAGTTTAAGCTACCGTTATATCGGTATAaagattataattttattgttcaTGGTTGGCCTAAAGAAGTTTATGAGAAAAGAAGTTGGGTCGGGTTAAATGCTGGGTCAATTCTGATTAGAAACAGTCAGTGGTCACTTGAATTTTTGGAGAAATGGACCGATATGGGCCCAAGTTCTCCAAATTTCGATAAATGGGAAAGAATTTTGTTAAAAGTTTTTAGGCACAAGTCTACTGATCAGACCGCGTTAGCTTATTTACTGTATGTGGAACATATAAAATGGTCATGGTATgggaaaaaaatgtttatagaGACTAGATATTACTTAGAAGGGTACTGGGTCGATATCGTTGATACGTTAACGAATATAACATATACGTATTTGGAAATCGAGAACAAGCCAGGAATGAGGATGTTACGACGAAGGCATGCCGAGAAGGTGAGTGAGGGATATGGAATGTTACGCGAAGCCTTGTTGAAAGACGCGGGTTATGATGAGTTTGGAAGATGGAGGAGGCCATTTGTGACTCATTTCGCGGGTTGTCAACCGTGTAATGGGAAACATAACGTGTCCTTTACTAGAGATCGTTGTCGCGATGCCATGAACAAGGCTTTGAGCTTTGCTGACGATCAAATGCTGCGGAATTATGGGTTTGTTCACCGGGATTTATATGATTCGTCTGTTGTTTCGCCTTTGTCATCAATTTGA